From a single Lolium rigidum isolate FL_2022 chromosome 7, APGP_CSIRO_Lrig_0.1, whole genome shotgun sequence genomic region:
- the LOC124673361 gene encoding GDT1-like protein 2, chloroplastic, giving the protein MASRACGHSGLPAARRHAARHALLLPAAAPPCVSQPASRRRSHAHLACAAAGLHSTEAHRGLEFSSTSSAPALCWTSSGAPRVVSSSYLVRCRSLSLLKPIIRHDVRVQTSNVNLGAGSYDGDQAGSHGEQLDSSGTKSTNEPAKPLAGYRYIQAIAVVLLLCALASAFIVFFKGQPSAVVAALAKSGFTAAFTLIFVSEIGDKTFFIAALLAMQYQKALVLLGSMAALSLMTIVSVVIGRIFQSVPAQFQTTLPIGEYAAVALLAFFGFKSIKDAWALPDNTNGNLEENSESGELAEAEELVKEKVSQKLTSPLAIIWKSFSLVFFAEWGDRSMLATIALGAAQSPLGVASGAIAGHLIATLFAIIGGAFLANYLSEKLVGLLGGVLFLLFAAATLFGVF; this is encoded by the exons ATGGCATCCCGAGCGTGCGGCCATTCCGGCCTCCCGGCGGCTCGCCGGCACGCGGCTCGCCacgccctcctcctcccggcgGCGGCTCCCCCGTGCGTCTCGCAGCCCGCTTCCCGTCGGAGAAGCCACGCTCACCTAGCCTGCGCCGCTGCCGGCCTTCATTCCACGGAAGCACACCGCGGGCTGGAATTCTCCTCCACTAGCAGCGCTCCTGCCCTCTGCTGGACTAGCTCGGGTGCTCCCCGGGTTGTCTCCTCTTCTTACCTTG TAAGATGTAGGTCGTTGTCATTGTTGAAGCCAATAATAAGGCATGATGTCAGAGTGCAAACATCCAATGTGAACCTTGGAGCTGGGAGCTATGATGGAGATCAAGCAGGTAGCCATGGAGAACAGTTGGATAGCTCTGGTACCAAAAGTACAAATGAACC AGCAAAACCACTCGCGGGTTATCGTTACATTCAAGCTATTGCTGTGGTGCTACTTCTGTGCGCACTGGCATCTGCTTTCATTGTTTTCTTTAAAGGACAGCCATCTGCAGTTGTAGCAGCGCTAGCAAAGTCAGGTTTCACGGCAGCATTTACACTGATTTTCGTATCGGAGATTGGAGATAAG ACATTTTTCATTGCTGCACTACTCGCTATGCAGTATCAGAAAGCATTG GTTTTACTTGGGTCAATGGCTGCTCTTTCCCTGATGACTATCGTGAGCGTCGTGATTGGACGGATCTTTCAGTCTGTACCAGCACAGTTTCAAACAA CTTTGCCAATAGGAGAATATGCAGCAGTTGCGCTCCTTGCATTTTTTGGTTTCAAATCAATTAAAGATGCATGGGCACTTCCAGATAATACAAATGGGAATCTTGAAGAAAACTCTGAATCTGGCGAACTAGCTGAAGCTGAGGAGCTTGTTAAGGAAAAG GTTTCACAGAAACTCACCAGTCCTCTGGCGATTATCTGGAAATCCTTTAGTCTTGTTTTCTTTGCA GAGTGGGGAGATCGCTCTATGCTGGCTACAATTGCTTTAGGTGCCGCACAG TCCCCTTTGGGCGTTGCTAGCGGGGCCATAGCTGGACACTTGATTGCAACTTTGTTTGCGATTATTGGAGGAGCATTCCTAGCCAACTACCTGTCCGAGAAACTG GTTGGTCTGCTGGGAGGAGTACTGTTTTTGCTGTTTGCCGCTGCCACACTTTTTGGTGTATTCTGA